In the Phaseolus vulgaris cultivar G19833 chromosome 7, P. vulgaris v2.0, whole genome shotgun sequence genome, one interval contains:
- the LOC137830694 gene encoding MATH domain and coiled-coil domain-containing protein At3g58270-like, translating to MVNELTRSVDFEKFSWKIEDFSKQNVMKLRSKPFKIRGCTWRILVHPLRRDVDHFSVFLMVADSLPPYGWDRNTFFKLVLINQVDSNKSIEKGTKQKFNGGHRSWGSFFLDLSDFYNHNQGYLVRNTCIIEAHICVSDLAPNLQVHPNCSPSHDSLSVGQATKSSSERDSISPRTSGSSAAEGEIQDADSLTLRELIDLESLAAEEEAFIPLLEEVCIWHPNLIQSQKERTRRFRQWAFTSLGQVLHFLKTKRVKDMSEEDIKHLHDLWKELVRSSGFDLAWLEPYVQSALGLKDYMERAKQMKKVKDTVVALEIKMKRLRGELAASEREFEIARRGLSEVRRSFNEMDMNSAIGYAMF from the exons ATGGTGAATGAATTGACCAGAAGTGTTGATTTTGAGAAATTCTCATGGAAAATTGAGGATTTCTCTAAACAAAATGTCATGAAATTGCGCTCCAAGCCTTTCAAAATCCGGGGCTGTACATG GAGGATCCTTGTGCATCCACTGAGGAGGGATGTGGACCATTTTTCAGTGTTTTTGATGGTTGCTGATTCTTTACCACCGTATGGATGGGACAGAAACACGTTTTTCAAGTTGGTTCTAATTAATCAAGTGGACAGCAATAAGTCCATTGAAAAAG GGACTAAACAGAAGTTCAATGGAGGACATCGTAGCTGGGGTTCATTTTTCTTGGATCTAAGTGATTTCTACAACCATAACCAAGGATATCTTGTGAGGAACACATGCATCATCGAGGCACACATTTGTGTATCGGATTTAGCACCTAATCTTCAAGTTCATCCTAATTGTTCTCCATCTCATGATTCTTTATCAGTTGGTCAAGCAACAAAATCATCCTCAGAAAGGGACAGCATTAGTCCAAGAACCTCAGGATCTAGTGCAGCAGAAGGGGAGATTCAAGATGCAGATAGTTTGACACTAAGAGAACTGATAGATTTGGAGAGTTTAGCAGCAGAAGAAGAAGCTTTCATTCCTCTGCTGGAAGAGGTTTGCATATGGCATCCTAATCTTATACAGAGCCAGAAGGAGAGAACTAGGAGGTTTAGACAATGGGCCTTCACATCATTGGGTCAAGTTTTGCATTTTCTCAAGACCAAAAGGGTGAAGGACATGAGTGAAGAGGACATAAAGCATCTGCATGATTTGTGGAAGGAGCTTGTGAGGTCCTCAGGGTTTGACTTGGCATGGCTGGAGCCATATGTTCAATCAGCATTGGGTTTGAAAGATTACATGGAAAGAGCAAAGCAAATGAAGAAAGTTAAGGACACTGTGGTTGCTTTGGAGATCAAGATGAAGAGGCTGAGAGGGGAACTTGCTGCTTCTGAAAGAGAGTTTGAGATTGCAAGAAGAGGGTTATCAGAAGTAAGAAGAAGTTTCAATGAGATGGATATGAACTCTGCAATTGGATATGCTATGTTTTAG